In one Streptomyces sp. NBC_01241 genomic region, the following are encoded:
- a CDS encoding FadR/GntR family transcriptional regulator has translation MTGSSRPASASAASETETETEAAPYRPGYEVAAERILEYVARQGMGPGDRLPTEKDLAAEVDMSRTVVREGVKILSALGRLSVEKGRGIFVAHPRNDLWSDTFSRFLPTDPSRVGELFEFRRFTEAETSGLAAARATPVQLRAIREAAQRSAEAAERDDHESFGRADAEFHQAIGAAAGNAFLSSLVDAIQRLQRQVTIVALADSAPGSLAGAAEQHLAILEAIGAGEQEQAAALMARHIDTTELQVQREIRNRIFAAPAAPAGRDGA, from the coding sequence ATGACTGGATCTTCCCGGCCCGCGTCCGCGTCCGCGGCATCGGAGACGGAGACGGAGACTGAGGCGGCCCCCTACCGCCCCGGCTACGAGGTCGCGGCGGAGCGCATCCTGGAGTACGTCGCCCGGCAGGGGATGGGGCCCGGCGACCGGCTGCCGACGGAGAAGGATCTGGCGGCCGAAGTGGACATGAGCAGGACGGTGGTGCGAGAGGGCGTCAAGATCCTCTCGGCCCTCGGGAGGCTCTCGGTGGAGAAGGGGCGCGGCATCTTCGTGGCGCATCCCAGGAACGACCTGTGGTCCGACACGTTCTCCCGGTTCCTGCCGACCGACCCGAGCCGCGTCGGTGAACTGTTCGAGTTCCGGCGCTTCACCGAGGCCGAGACCAGCGGGCTCGCGGCCGCGCGGGCCACACCGGTTCAGCTCAGGGCGATCCGCGAGGCGGCGCAGCGCTCGGCGGAGGCTGCCGAGCGCGACGACCACGAGTCGTTCGGCCGGGCCGATGCGGAGTTCCATCAGGCGATCGGCGCGGCAGCGGGGAACGCGTTCCTCTCCAGCCTGGTCGACGCGATCCAGCGGCTGCAGCGACAGGTCACCATCGTGGCCCTGGCCGACTCCGCACCGGGATCACTCGCCGGGGCCGCGGAGCAGCACCTGGCGATCCTGGAAGCGATCGGGGCCGGTGAGCAGGAACAGGCCGCCGCCCTAATGGCCCGCCATATCGACACGACGGAACTCCAGGTCCAGCGAGAGATCCGCAATCGCATTTTCGCCGCTCCCGCCGCTCCCGCCGGCCGGGACGGGGCGTGA